One window from the genome of Bacillus carboniphilus encodes:
- a CDS encoding methyl-accepting chemotaxis protein, which yields MKSIKYKILLGFSVVIFLTLLLGGFNFFAIKNSNEETRDMIDRQVPLLIADEKLAFNVSQGVALARGYVLYGNEEYKESFNRYTQDSIKVQEEILTASNSQEIKSLIDTSELWREIIVNEVFTAYDNGDVLEAQNILATKVQPIAQGLIDGFEKLAQTREDKIKDDGQQIIQNGSTVFTIGLIISILSIILGVVAAIITSRMITAPIKTVMDRMKLIASGDLSQKPLKSNSKDEVGQLVEATNQMNERIRELLSKISTVSESVTGQSEELTQSANEVKEGSEQVASTMQELSAGSESQANTAGDLSSAMDSFSAKVQEANSNGEHIHHTSNNVLQKAEEGTKLMDLSVQQMATIDQIVQDAVQKVKGLDQRSKDVSKLVFVIKNVAEQTNLLALNASIEAARAGEHGKGFAVVAEEVRKLAEQVTQSVKEITGIVNAIQTETGTVTQSLQAGYEEVEKGTAQIKTTGQTFTAINSAVNEMVQSIQGISSNLADIAKSNLEMNKSIEEIAAISEESAAGIEQTSASVQQTNSSMEEVAGSADQLAKLAEELNDLIGQFKL from the coding sequence ATGAAGAGTATTAAGTACAAGATTTTGTTAGGGTTCTCGGTTGTAATTTTCTTAACTTTGCTTTTAGGCGGGTTTAATTTCTTTGCGATTAAAAATAGCAATGAAGAAACACGTGATATGATTGATCGTCAGGTTCCCCTTTTGATTGCTGATGAGAAGTTAGCATTCAATGTGTCACAAGGGGTTGCATTAGCACGTGGTTATGTCTTGTATGGAAATGAAGAATACAAAGAAAGCTTCAACCGATATACTCAGGACAGTATCAAGGTCCAGGAAGAAATTTTAACGGCAAGTAACAGTCAGGAGATTAAATCTCTCATTGATACAAGTGAACTATGGCGTGAAATCATAGTGAATGAAGTGTTTACTGCATATGATAACGGAGACGTTTTAGAAGCGCAGAACATTTTGGCAACAAAGGTTCAGCCTATTGCTCAAGGTCTCATTGATGGTTTTGAAAAACTAGCACAAACACGAGAAGACAAAATCAAAGACGACGGACAGCAAATTATTCAAAACGGAAGTACCGTTTTTACAATTGGTCTAATCATTTCCATTCTGTCGATCATCCTTGGCGTGGTAGCAGCTATTATCACTTCCAGAATGATTACGGCTCCAATTAAAACGGTTATGGACCGAATGAAGCTCATCGCATCAGGTGACTTAAGTCAGAAGCCACTGAAGTCAAACTCAAAAGACGAAGTGGGTCAGCTTGTTGAAGCAACGAACCAAATGAACGAACGAATTAGAGAATTATTAAGTAAAATCAGCACTGTATCTGAGTCTGTTACGGGGCAAAGTGAGGAACTTACACAATCCGCAAATGAGGTAAAAGAAGGTAGTGAACAAGTGGCATCCACGATGCAAGAACTCTCTGCTGGGTCAGAGTCACAAGCCAACACCGCTGGAGACCTTTCATCAGCAATGGATTCATTCTCCGCAAAAGTACAGGAAGCAAACAGCAACGGAGAACACATTCACCATACATCGAACAATGTCCTTCAAAAAGCTGAAGAAGGAACCAAACTAATGGATCTATCTGTTCAACAGATGGCTACCATTGATCAAATTGTTCAAGATGCTGTCCAAAAAGTGAAAGGACTGGACCAGCGTTCTAAAGATGTGTCAAAGCTAGTATTTGTCATCAAAAATGTGGCAGAACAAACGAACCTCCTTGCCCTCAACGCTTCCATTGAAGCAGCAAGAGCTGGTGAACATGGTAAAGGCTTCGCCGTTGTAGCAGAAGAAGTAAGAAAGCTTGCTGAGCAAGTGACACAGTCGGTTAAAGAAATCACAGGAATTGTAAATGCGATTCAAACTGAAACAGGCACCGTTACTCAATCCCTTCAAGCTGGATATGAAGAAGTGGAAAAAGGAACAGCTCAAATTAAAACGACTGGCCAAACCTTTACAGCCATCAACTCTGCTGTAAACGAAATGGTTCAAAGCATCCAAGGGATTTCTTCTAACCTAGCTGATATCGCGAAAAGTAACCTAGAAATGAACAAATCCATTGAAGAAATAGCTGCCATCTCCGAAGAGTCTGCTGCTGGTATTGAACAAACATCAGCCTCTGTTCAGCAAACGAACAGCTCCATGGAAGAAGTAGCTGGAAGTGCAGATCAACTTGCTAAACTCGCAGAAGAGTTAAATGACTTGATTGGGCAGTTCAAACTATAA
- a CDS encoding aldose epimerase, giving the protein MYEINQSELGPYQVWELRGGGTSLRVVPERGGIIIGFEVDGKEILYLNEDTVLNPEANIRGGIPILFPICGQLENGEYTIDGETYYLKNHGFARDFPWEVVGQTTEGRASLTLRLASSEETLNMYPFEFELLFTYEIKDGELVILQEYVNRSDHFMPMYAGFHPYFKTSQKKLTYDMNATQYLDYNDDQVKEYTPTLDLNSKKEAFLVLDPKGNEVSFPLEEIGKKVTLSFGPEFKYVVLWTEEGKDFVCVEPWMGKMNDFQDMESIPVIEPGEALVSKVSIVVSN; this is encoded by the coding sequence ATGTACGAGATAAATCAGTCAGAGTTAGGACCTTATCAGGTATGGGAGCTACGAGGTGGGGGTACCTCACTTCGCGTTGTACCTGAGCGTGGTGGAATTATCATTGGCTTTGAGGTTGATGGCAAGGAAATTTTATATCTCAATGAGGATACCGTGTTGAATCCAGAGGCAAACATTAGAGGCGGAATCCCGATTCTATTTCCGATTTGTGGTCAGCTTGAGAATGGTGAATACACGATTGACGGGGAAACTTACTACCTGAAAAATCACGGATTCGCTCGGGATTTCCCATGGGAAGTAGTGGGGCAGACAACAGAGGGAAGAGCTTCTCTTACGCTCAGACTTGCGAGCAGCGAAGAGACTCTAAACATGTACCCCTTTGAATTCGAACTTCTTTTTACCTATGAGATAAAGGATGGGGAATTGGTTATCTTACAAGAATATGTGAACAGGTCGGACCATTTCATGCCAATGTATGCGGGCTTTCATCCTTATTTTAAAACGAGTCAGAAGAAGCTTACATACGATATGAATGCGACTCAGTACCTTGATTACAACGATGATCAAGTTAAGGAATATACGCCGACGCTAGACCTGAATTCTAAAAAGGAAGCCTTCCTTGTGTTAGATCCAAAAGGCAACGAAGTATCGTTCCCACTTGAAGAAATAGGTAAGAAGGTGACACTATCCTTTGGACCCGAGTTCAAGTATGTGGTGCTCTGGACAGAAGAAGGGAAAGATTTTGTTTGTGTGGAACCGTGGATGGGTAAGATGAATGATTTTCAGGATATGGAATCTATTCCTGTGATTGAGCCGGGTGAGGCGTTGGTGTCGAAGGTTAGTATAGTGGTAAGTAACTAA
- a CDS encoding Spo0E family sporulation regulatory protein-aspartic acid phosphatase, whose translation MDDRKAQSLEMISHDIHVLRGLMYKVKERVGSMDDPLVLEISQYLDSKLNQQGEMIKSIR comes from the coding sequence TTGGATGATAGAAAGGCTCAGTCCTTAGAGATGATTAGTCATGATATCCATGTATTAAGGGGATTGATGTATAAGGTTAAAGAAAGAGTAGGGAGTATGGATGATCCTCTCGTCTTAGAAATCAGTCAATACTTGGATAGCAAACTCAATCAACAGGGAGAAATGATTAAATCCATTAGGTGA
- a CDS encoding extracellular solute-binding protein, with amino-acid sequence MKKSFLLLISLFMVLGLLAACSPDKEDTKQDNKDNDGEATTIQIVMKDDNSSNPVSEPYFDAIEKGLLEDENIKVNFELVDLPQGNYAEKLNLLLYSGEIPDMIYFQGGDQAIAEQGLLEDLRPYIEDSKYLKDIIQPYNEQRLENYPYLLWVKPLAPKVPVIRGDWFNQMETSAALMENPTVDNYYAFFKELVEKQPGGNGKPAYALTVAGDIAEIDFTFDMAFGINQTWLKKDDGTYEYARVSQQQKEKLEFYHKLYADGLLDPQFLTKQWDTKEKAFYDSEAAVIPGTAGKVIDIYDGKMVQVNGDDASLVLLPPAKGEFQGYGATDVTKESRGIAISSQSENKELVFKILDYMASPQGQMIDRFGFEGEHYNIVDGNIELTDKYYSEWFARFWEPVEFTSPTPVSEKTPLLGESASKSLEDAQEFYAEDNSFIIPEEYVANWDAMQNLYKEFTTDVITGKRPISDFDAFVEDWYSAGGEQITEYANETLK; translated from the coding sequence ATGAAGAAATCTTTTTTACTTTTAATAAGCCTATTCATGGTTTTGGGCTTACTAGCTGCTTGTTCTCCTGATAAAGAGGATACAAAGCAAGATAACAAAGACAATGATGGAGAAGCAACAACGATTCAAATTGTAATGAAAGATGACAATAGCTCCAACCCTGTATCTGAACCATATTTTGATGCTATTGAAAAAGGGCTATTAGAAGATGAAAATATTAAGGTGAATTTTGAATTAGTAGATCTTCCACAAGGTAACTATGCTGAAAAGCTTAACCTTTTGCTATACAGTGGTGAGATTCCAGATATGATTTATTTCCAAGGTGGCGATCAAGCCATTGCAGAGCAAGGATTACTTGAGGATTTAAGACCTTATATTGAGGACTCTAAATATCTGAAGGATATCATTCAACCATATAACGAGCAAAGACTTGAAAACTATCCATATCTTCTATGGGTTAAGCCTCTAGCTCCAAAAGTTCCAGTTATTAGAGGAGATTGGTTTAACCAAATGGAAACGTCAGCAGCACTTATGGAAAACCCAACTGTTGATAATTACTATGCATTCTTTAAAGAATTAGTTGAAAAGCAACCAGGTGGTAATGGTAAACCTGCATACGCACTAACGGTTGCAGGTGATATCGCTGAAATCGATTTTACATTTGACATGGCGTTCGGAATTAACCAAACATGGTTGAAGAAAGATGACGGTACGTATGAGTACGCAAGAGTTTCTCAACAACAAAAAGAAAAATTAGAGTTTTATCATAAATTATATGCGGACGGATTATTAGATCCTCAATTTTTAACAAAGCAATGGGATACAAAAGAAAAAGCTTTCTATGATAGTGAAGCAGCAGTGATTCCTGGTACAGCTGGTAAAGTTATCGATATTTACGATGGTAAAATGGTTCAAGTAAATGGAGATGATGCATCATTAGTATTGCTTCCACCAGCAAAAGGTGAATTCCAAGGCTACGGTGCTACTGATGTTACGAAAGAATCTAGAGGAATTGCGATTTCTTCTCAATCTGAGAATAAAGAGCTTGTATTCAAAATTCTAGATTACATGGCAAGCCCACAAGGACAAATGATTGACCGATTTGGTTTTGAAGGTGAACACTACAATATTGTAGATGGAAATATTGAGCTTACTGATAAGTATTACAGTGAGTGGTTTGCAAGATTCTGGGAGCCAGTTGAATTCACTTCTCCTACTCCAGTATCTGAAAAGACACCATTATTGGGTGAGTCTGCTTCAAAATCTCTTGAGGATGCACAAGAATTCTATGCAGAAGATAATAGTTTTATTATCCCAGAAGAATACGTAGCAAACTGGGATGCTATGCAAAATCTGTACAAAGAATTCACAACAGATGTGATTACTGGAAAGCGTCCAATCTCTGATTTCGATGCATTTGTTGAAGACTGGTACAGTGCAGGTGGAGAGCAAATTACAGAATATGCGAATGAAACTTTAAAATAA